Within Elizabethkingia sp. JS20170427COW, the genomic segment ACCTTAATCATCGCAGCCATTATCTTCTTCATGGGAGGAGATCCTTCCGCTGTCCTTAACTCCAGCAGTGGAGATTTCACCAATACAGCTACTACTGAACAACGAGAGCTTACCCCTCAGGAACTTAAAACCCGAGAAATGGTAGAGATGATTGCGGCTTGGAATGACAAAACTTGGGAGCAGATTTTCTCTGAACAGCATCTACAATATACGCCTCCCAAAATCGTAATGTTTAGCCAAGCAACCCAATCAGGGTGCGGTCCTGCACAATCTGCAATGGGTCCTTTTTACTGTCCTGCCGATCAAAAAATTTATGTGGATATGACCTTCTTTAATGAGCTAGAACAACAATTTGGGGCAAAGGTTACTGAGTTTACTGTCGCCTATGTCCTAGGACATGAAGTAGGGCACCACGTACAAACCCTTTTAGGGACTACTCAACAGATGAACAAAATGAGAAGCAGTGGTCGCTACTCCGAACAAGAAATTAACAAGGTGTCTGTCGCCGTAGAGTTACAAGCTGATTTTTTTGCAGGAGTATGGGCTAAACAAAACAATGAAAGAACAGGAGGAGCCATCTTAGAACCTGGTGATATAGAAGCTGCTGTGAGCGCTGCACAAGCTGTTGGGGATGATAATATACAGAAAAGAGCTCAAGGATATGTAAACCAAGAGGCCTTTACCCACGGATCTTCAAAACAGCGAGTAGAATGGTTTATGAAAGGATATAATTCTGGAGATATTAACCAAGGTGATACTTTTAAAGCTCTTTTAAACTAACAAAAAACTACTCTCTAGGAGTAGTTTTTTATGATTCTATTTCAAGTTTTTGAAAAATTCCCACATTACGATTCCTGCACAAACACTTACGTTTAAGGAATGCTTAGTTCCAAATTGAGGAATTTCTATAAAGCCATCCGATAAAGCTAAAGCTTCCTCAGAAACGCCTTCTACTTCATTTCCCATGATAACCGCATATTTCTGAGATTTTGAAATATTAATCTCTTGCAGAGTTTTACTTCCCGTAGTTTGCTCTATCGAGAAAATATGGTAATCTTCTTCTTTTAAAATTTTTAAAGCTTCCGACACCTCATCACAATATTCCCAATCTACACTTTCTGTTGCTCCCAAAGCTGCTTTGTGGATTTCGCGATGTGGAGGCTGAGGAGTTATCCCACAAAGCAAGATTTTCTCTACCACAAAAGCATCTGCTGTTCTAAAAACCGCTCCCACATTATTCATACTTCTGATATCGTCCAACACAACGGTTAAGGGAATTTTCTCGGTATGTTTAAAGGTTTCTACGTCTATCCTATTCAGCTCTTCCAGCTTTAACTTTTTAACCATAATTTTATTTTGTACAAAAATACAAAGTATATTGAAGTTGTGGGAAGTATAAATCCTAAATTCGTTTTTGTAAATTTGCTCCTCAATCAATACAAAATGGCAAAAGCAAAGAAGGAAACGCCACTAATGGGGCAATACAATAGTATAAAAGCAAAATATCCTGATGCTCTCCTGCTCTTTAGAGTTGGAGATTTTTACGAAACCTTCGGAGAAGATGCAATTAAGACTTCGCAAATCCTAGGAATTGTCCTTACCAAGCGTGCCAATGGTTCTGCTTCTCATATAGAGTTAGCGGGCTTTCCTCATCATTCACTAGACAGTTATCTTCCTAAATTGGTGAGAGCTGGGATGAGGGTAGCCATTTGCGACCAATTGGAAGATCCCAAAATGGTAAAAGGAATTGTAAAACGTGGGGTAACCGAATTGGTAACTCCTGGGGTAACCTTTAACGACCAAGTGCTAAATGCTAAAAGAAACAACTTCCTGCTTTCCGTTCATCATGAAAAAGAGAAATTCGGGATGGCTCTGGTG encodes:
- a CDS encoding neutral zinc metallopeptidase → MKWNNERSNNVEDRRGSGGGKALVGGGIGTLIIAAIIFFMGGDPSAVLNSSSGDFTNTATTEQRELTPQELKTREMVEMIAAWNDKTWEQIFSEQHLQYTPPKIVMFSQATQSGCGPAQSAMGPFYCPADQKIYVDMTFFNELEQQFGAKVTEFTVAYVLGHEVGHHVQTLLGTTQQMNKMRSSGRYSEQEINKVSVAVELQADFFAGVWAKQNNERTGGAILEPGDIEAAVSAAQAVGDDNIQKRAQGYVNQEAFTHGSSKQRVEWFMKGYNSGDINQGDTFKALLN
- a CDS encoding RNA methyltransferase gives rise to the protein MVKKLKLEELNRIDVETFKHTEKIPLTVVLDDIRSMNNVGAVFRTADAFVVEKILLCGITPQPPHREIHKAALGATESVDWEYCDEVSEALKILKEEDYHIFSIEQTTGSKTLQEINISKSQKYAVIMGNEVEGVSEEALALSDGFIEIPQFGTKHSLNVSVCAGIVMWEFFKNLK